A DNA window from Agarivorans sp. TSD2052 contains the following coding sequences:
- a CDS encoding NupC/NupG family nucleoside CNT transporter, which yields MNSTVMSLVGVIALLGVAFLLSDNKKKINKRTVFGAFAIQAGFGAFVLYLPFGQDVLAAVSGGVQAVIDSAQAGINFLFGGLGTDAMFGNGVGFVFAIRVLPIIVFFSSLIAVLYYLGIMQKIILVIGGALQKALGTSRPESMSATANIFVGQTEAPIVVKPFIPKMSESELFAIMVGGLASVAGSVLAGYAGLGVELKYLIAASFMAAPGGLLMAKIIKPETAASEQDMEATLAEEERPANVIDAAASGASTGLHLALNVGAMLLAFIGLIALLNGMVGGIGGWFGVDNLTIELILGYIFAPVAWIIGVPWAEAVQAGSFIGQKLVVNEFVAYINFVEIRETLSEHTQVIITFALCGFANLSSIAILLGGLGSMAPTRRSDIARLGLKAVAAASLANLMSAALAGFFFSLL from the coding sequence ATGAACAGTACAGTAATGAGCTTAGTGGGTGTGATTGCGCTACTTGGCGTTGCATTTTTGCTCTCCGACAATAAGAAAAAAATTAATAAGCGCACTGTGTTTGGTGCGTTTGCTATCCAAGCTGGCTTTGGTGCTTTTGTATTGTACCTTCCATTTGGTCAAGATGTACTTGCTGCGGTATCTGGCGGCGTGCAAGCGGTTATTGATAGTGCACAAGCGGGCATTAACTTCTTATTTGGTGGTTTAGGCACCGACGCCATGTTTGGCAACGGTGTCGGCTTTGTATTCGCAATCCGCGTATTGCCTATCATTGTATTCTTCTCTTCATTAATCGCAGTGCTGTACTACTTGGGCATTATGCAGAAGATTATTTTGGTCATTGGCGGCGCACTACAAAAAGCCTTAGGCACTAGTCGCCCTGAGTCTATGTCTGCAACGGCAAATATTTTTGTTGGTCAAACAGAAGCGCCAATTGTCGTTAAGCCGTTCATTCCAAAAATGAGTGAATCTGAATTGTTCGCCATTATGGTTGGTGGTTTAGCTTCAGTAGCAGGTTCAGTACTAGCAGGCTACGCCGGTTTAGGTGTAGAGCTTAAGTATTTGATTGCGGCTTCTTTCATGGCCGCCCCCGGCGGATTGTTGATGGCTAAGATCATCAAGCCTGAAACCGCTGCTTCAGAGCAAGATATGGAAGCCACTTTAGCCGAAGAAGAACGCCCTGCAAACGTCATTGATGCAGCAGCATCAGGTGCGTCAACGGGTTTACACTTAGCCTTAAACGTAGGTGCAATGTTATTAGCCTTTATTGGTTTAATTGCCTTGCTTAACGGTATGGTGGGTGGCATTGGTGGTTGGTTTGGTGTTGATAACCTGACGATTGAGCTTATCCTAGGCTACATTTTCGCGCCGGTTGCTTGGATTATTGGTGTGCCATGGGCTGAAGCGGTTCAGGCAGGTAGCTTTATTGGTCAAAAACTGGTGGTAAACGAATTTGTCGCTTACATCAACTTTGTCGAGATTCGTGAAACCTTATCAGAGCATACTCAAGTGATTATCACCTTTGCGCTATGTGGTTTTGCTAACCTTTCATCAATCGCTATTTTACTCGGTGGTTTGGGTAGCATGGCTCCCACCCGCCGCAGCGACATTGCTCGTTTAGGCCTTAAAGCAGTTGCTGCTGCTTCATTGGCTAACTTAATGAGTGCTGCACTTGCAGGTTTCTTTTTCAGTCTGCTATAG
- a CDS encoding TatD family hydrolase, whose product MAWFDTHCHLDFLPFSDELAKHLTEFELHDIQLCMVPAVGPQNWQTVLSLAEHPMLKVGLGYHPCFLERSALLGKPEQLLPQLDTLDQLVYKHRQTLSAWGECGLDGRFPETLAHQEFAFVQQIVAAKKHRLPLLVHSVRLHDRLAQLIKQQQFDVGGIIHGFSGSYTQASRFVDLGFKIGVGGGITWPRSEKTRKALRRLPIDALVLETDAPDMPLYQMTTEHNTPLHLAAIFQCLSELRSESHDQLKHMLWSNSLQVLNLST is encoded by the coding sequence ATGGCTTGGTTTGATACGCATTGCCATTTAGATTTCTTGCCGTTTAGTGACGAGCTGGCTAAACACTTGACTGAGTTTGAGCTGCACGATATTCAGTTATGTATGGTGCCAGCGGTGGGTCCACAAAACTGGCAAACCGTTCTCTCCTTAGCTGAACATCCCATGCTCAAAGTGGGCTTAGGTTACCACCCGTGCTTTTTAGAACGGAGCGCATTATTGGGAAAGCCTGAGCAATTGCTACCGCAGCTAGATACGCTAGACCAGCTAGTTTACAAGCATCGGCAAACACTTAGCGCATGGGGAGAGTGCGGCTTAGATGGCCGTTTTCCTGAAACCCTCGCTCATCAAGAGTTTGCATTTGTTCAGCAAATTGTCGCCGCCAAAAAACATCGACTGCCTCTATTGGTGCACTCTGTTCGTTTGCACGACCGCCTTGCTCAGTTGATTAAACAGCAGCAATTTGATGTGGGGGGTATTATTCATGGTTTTAGTGGTAGCTATACGCAAGCCAGTCGGTTTGTCGATTTGGGCTTTAAGATTGGCGTGGGCGGCGGGATCACTTGGCCTCGCTCAGAAAAAACCCGTAAAGCATTGCGTCGCTTACCTATCGATGCTTTAGTTTTAGAGACTGATGCCCCCGATATGCCGCTATACCAAATGACAACAGAGCATAATACTCCGTTGCATTTGGCCGCTATTTTTCAGTGCTTGAGTGAGTTACGCAGTGAGTCACACGATCAGTTAAAACACATGCTTTGGTCTAATAGCCTTCAAGTATTAAACTTAAGCACATGA
- a CDS encoding BMP family lipoprotein, translating into MKKFTTNLTAAAIAVASFGALAAKPAVVYDTAGKFDKSFNEAVFRNGVEVFKKDKGVDVREFEPQNEAQREQGLRRLASRGFSPIVAVGFNMASAVEKVATEFPDTNFTIIDMVIDKPNVQSVVFKEHEGSFLVGALAAKTSKTATVGFVGGMDIPLIRKFACGYKQGALYANADIKVLENMTGSTPAAFADPAKGSELAKSQFSQGADVIYAAAGGTGLGVYQAAKDAGKLAIGVDSNQNHLQPGTMLTSMVKKVGAVAYSTWEEGMNDTWQPGIKALGLKEDAVDWAQDEHNAALITPELEAYVETIKADIIAGKISVHDYMSDNTCNY; encoded by the coding sequence GTGAAAAAATTCACCACCAACCTAACTGCTGCAGCTATAGCAGTAGCATCTTTTGGCGCTTTGGCCGCTAAACCAGCCGTTGTTTATGATACCGCCGGTAAATTTGATAAATCTTTCAATGAAGCAGTGTTCCGCAACGGCGTTGAAGTATTCAAAAAAGACAAAGGCGTTGATGTTCGCGAATTTGAGCCACAAAACGAAGCGCAACGAGAGCAAGGTTTACGTCGCCTAGCCAGCCGCGGTTTTAGCCCAATTGTCGCAGTGGGCTTCAATATGGCATCTGCCGTTGAGAAAGTTGCCACTGAGTTCCCAGACACTAATTTCACTATTATTGACATGGTAATTGATAAGCCAAACGTTCAATCGGTGGTGTTTAAAGAACACGAAGGGTCTTTTTTGGTCGGCGCATTAGCAGCTAAAACCTCTAAAACAGCGACCGTTGGCTTTGTTGGTGGAATGGATATTCCACTGATTCGTAAATTTGCTTGTGGTTACAAACAAGGTGCTTTGTATGCCAACGCTGATATCAAAGTACTGGAAAACATGACCGGCTCAACGCCAGCGGCTTTTGCTGATCCAGCGAAAGGTTCTGAACTAGCTAAATCGCAATTTTCTCAAGGCGCTGATGTCATCTACGCAGCAGCTGGTGGAACCGGTTTAGGTGTATACCAAGCAGCAAAAGACGCGGGTAAACTCGCGATTGGCGTTGATTCAAACCAAAACCACCTGCAGCCAGGCACTATGCTGACATCTATGGTTAAGAAAGTGGGCGCCGTAGCCTACAGCACCTGGGAAGAAGGCATGAACGATACTTGGCAGCCCGGTATCAAAGCCTTAGGTCTAAAAGAAGATGCTGTTGATTGGGCTCAAGATGAGCACAATGCCGCGTTAATCACGCCTGAATTAGAAGCCTATGTTGAGACTATTAAAGCTGACATTATCGCTGGAAAGATTAGCGTTCATGACTACATGTCTGACAATACTTGTAACTACTAA
- a CDS encoding ABC transporter ATP-binding protein, with the protein MTQAADFAIELEKIDKRFGSVHANRSIDLAVPKGTIHGIIGENGAGKSTLMSIIYGFYHADAGLMRVNGQPYKPQNSQEAISAGIGMVHQHFMLVDSFTVLENIVLGAEGGWQLDISLSKARKKLEQLAKDYGLDVPLDALVGDLAVGLQQRVEILKALYRDAKILILDEPTGVLTPQEANHLFTILGKLRDQGTTIMIITHKLREVLAITDNVSVMRQGAMVEHVVTAKTNQEQLAEFMVGRKVLLQVERGQAKPQQALIEVDQLSYTDAAGVARVKEVSFKVRAGEIVGIAGVSGNGQSEILALLSGILKPASGSISLNGKHISHEHAKDPREVRAMGVGHIPEDRHKQGLINKFAAKEAYILGYHHLEQYNNGLLQDKSAIDHACQESMQKWDVRPSDSNLKTANFSGGNQQKLVIAREMEQNPDILLVGQPTRGVDIGAIEYIHQQIIHSRDAGKAVLLVSVELDEIINLADRILVVFDGAIVGEVSAEQADEKTLGLMMANIVPEHIKHTAQGGGL; encoded by the coding sequence TTGACACAAGCAGCTGATTTTGCCATTGAACTGGAAAAAATCGATAAACGCTTTGGTAGCGTTCACGCTAATCGCAGTATCGATCTGGCAGTTCCCAAAGGCACAATTCATGGCATTATTGGTGAAAATGGTGCCGGTAAATCCACTTTAATGAGCATTATCTACGGCTTCTATCATGCCGATGCAGGTTTAATGCGAGTTAACGGCCAGCCCTATAAACCGCAAAATTCTCAAGAAGCGATCAGCGCGGGTATTGGCATGGTGCATCAACATTTCATGTTGGTAGACTCCTTCACTGTATTAGAGAATATTGTCTTAGGCGCAGAAGGCGGATGGCAGTTAGACATTAGCCTCTCCAAAGCGCGTAAAAAACTAGAACAATTGGCCAAAGATTACGGCCTAGATGTGCCTTTAGATGCCTTAGTTGGCGATCTAGCGGTAGGTCTTCAGCAGAGGGTAGAGATCCTCAAAGCGCTGTATCGAGATGCCAAAATCCTCATCCTTGATGAACCCACAGGGGTGTTGACCCCTCAGGAAGCCAATCACCTGTTTACTATTTTGGGTAAATTACGCGATCAAGGCACGACGATAATGATCATCACCCATAAGTTGCGCGAAGTATTAGCGATTACCGATAACGTATCGGTAATGCGCCAAGGTGCAATGGTAGAACATGTCGTCACAGCAAAAACCAATCAAGAACAGCTTGCCGAGTTCATGGTAGGCAGAAAAGTACTGCTACAAGTAGAACGAGGCCAAGCCAAACCTCAACAAGCCCTCATTGAAGTGGACCAACTCAGCTATACCGACGCAGCCGGTGTCGCCCGAGTAAAAGAGGTCTCTTTCAAGGTGCGAGCCGGAGAAATAGTCGGTATAGCTGGGGTTTCGGGCAACGGACAATCTGAAATACTGGCATTACTTAGCGGTATTCTTAAACCCGCTAGCGGCAGCATTAGCCTCAATGGAAAACACATTAGCCATGAGCACGCCAAAGACCCTCGTGAAGTAAGAGCCATGGGGGTGGGTCATATTCCCGAAGATAGACATAAACAGGGCTTGATCAATAAGTTTGCGGCAAAAGAAGCTTACATTCTTGGCTATCATCATCTCGAACAATACAACAACGGCTTGTTGCAAGATAAAAGCGCGATTGACCACGCCTGCCAAGAAAGCATGCAGAAATGGGATGTTCGCCCCAGTGACAGCAATCTGAAAACTGCAAATTTCTCTGGCGGGAACCAGCAAAAACTGGTCATAGCTCGAGAGATGGAACAAAACCCAGACATTTTATTAGTAGGCCAGCCTACTCGCGGTGTAGATATCGGTGCGATTGAATATATTCACCAGCAAATTATTCACTCGCGAGACGCCGGTAAAGCAGTACTGCTGGTTTCTGTAGAACTGGATGAAATCATCAATCTAGCAGACCGTATTTTAGTGGTATTTGACGGTGCTATTGTCGGTGAAGTTAGTGCCGAGCAAGCTGATGAAAAAACCTTAGGATTAATGATGGCCAACATTGTGCCAGAGCATATTAAGCACACTGCTCAGGGAGGCGGGTTATGA
- a CDS encoding ABC transporter permease has translation MSQAQVPAWVSVALLPAINVFAAFLVSALLFMYIDISPIDAIKVMWTGAFGYAEGFGYTLYYTTGFIFTGLAVAVAFHAGLFNIGGEGQAYIGGLGVGLVCLTLGEYMPWYIVFPVAIIVGGLFGAAWAFIPAYLQAKRGSHIVITTIMFNFIAASLMAYLLVDVLKPDDTMATESRVFAVSSWLPKMHEMLAWFGISMSRSPLNLSFIFALLCCVFVWLFIWRTRWGYEVRSVGSNPSAAGYAGISYLKTVVVAMLISGMLAGFFGLNVLQGELHQIKLNFVEGFGFTGIAVALMGRNHPLGVLLASLLFGFLYQGGAELSFEYGVDRNIVVVLQGLVILFSGALEHMFKPSLERSYLKIFGKKQSHSEGTA, from the coding sequence ATGAGTCAAGCACAAGTACCTGCATGGGTAAGTGTTGCCCTATTACCTGCTATTAACGTATTTGCAGCTTTTCTGGTGTCGGCGCTATTGTTTATGTATATAGACATTTCGCCTATCGACGCTATAAAAGTAATGTGGACTGGTGCTTTTGGTTACGCTGAGGGCTTTGGTTATACCCTCTACTACACCACCGGTTTTATTTTTACTGGCTTAGCGGTAGCAGTGGCATTTCACGCAGGTTTATTTAATATCGGAGGTGAAGGCCAAGCCTATATAGGCGGGCTGGGCGTAGGCCTAGTGTGCTTAACATTGGGCGAATATATGCCTTGGTATATCGTGTTTCCGGTGGCCATTATTGTTGGTGGTTTATTTGGTGCAGCTTGGGCGTTTATTCCGGCCTACTTACAAGCTAAACGCGGCTCGCACATTGTCATCACTACCATCATGTTCAATTTTATCGCAGCGTCTTTAATGGCCTACTTACTGGTAGATGTATTAAAGCCAGACGATACCATGGCGACTGAAAGCCGAGTATTTGCGGTATCTTCGTGGTTACCTAAAATGCACGAAATGCTCGCTTGGTTTGGCATTAGCATGTCCCGTAGCCCGCTAAATTTGAGCTTCATCTTTGCGCTGCTTTGTTGTGTCTTTGTATGGTTATTTATCTGGAGAACACGTTGGGGCTATGAAGTTCGCTCTGTGGGGTCAAACCCCAGTGCTGCGGGCTACGCTGGTATTAGCTACCTGAAAACTGTTGTAGTAGCGATGCTAATATCGGGCATGTTGGCGGGGTTCTTTGGACTTAACGTCTTACAAGGTGAACTGCACCAAATTAAACTCAACTTCGTTGAAGGTTTTGGTTTTACTGGGATAGCGGTTGCATTAATGGGCCGTAACCACCCGCTAGGTGTGCTGTTAGCTAGTTTACTGTTTGGTTTTCTTTATCAAGGTGGTGCTGAGCTGAGCTTTGAATACGGCGTTGACCGTAACATTGTGGTGGTACTCCAAGGCTTAGTGATTTTATTTTCTGGTGCTTTGGAGCACATGTTTAAACCCTCACTTGAGCGCAGCTACCTGAAAATTTTTGGGAAAAAGCAAAGCCATTCAGAAGGAACTGCTTAA
- a CDS encoding ABC transporter permease, with amino-acid sequence MFETIILMLDATIRVATPLIFASLAGMFCERSGIVNIALEGKLLGAAFVGAATAHVTGSAWLGLLAGVAISVLLALLHGFATITHRGDHVVSGMAINILAAGLTVTLGRHWFHKGGQTPALSGDARFAPIHLPGADAVADIPVIGLLYSELVSGHSALVYLLLITVPLAWYVMFKTRFGLRLRAVGESPAAVDTAGISVVKMRYSAVIICGLLVGIGGVYLSVAQTAQFIPNMSAGKGYMALAALIFGKWRPFTALGACLLFGFLDAMAIRLQGVSIGDFTIPVQAIEAIPYVLTVFLLAGFIGKAVAPKAIGVPYTKERE; translated from the coding sequence ATGTTTGAAACGATAATCTTAATGCTAGATGCAACTATTCGAGTTGCAACACCGCTAATTTTTGCATCCTTAGCAGGTATGTTCTGCGAACGCTCTGGCATTGTAAATATTGCCCTAGAAGGTAAGCTACTGGGGGCCGCTTTTGTTGGCGCAGCCACCGCTCATGTTACAGGCTCAGCATGGTTAGGCCTGTTAGCCGGTGTGGCTATTTCAGTGCTACTCGCACTGCTCCATGGATTCGCTACGATTACCCATCGCGGTGACCATGTAGTAAGTGGCATGGCCATCAACATTTTAGCGGCTGGCTTAACTGTGACTTTGGGCCGCCATTGGTTTCACAAAGGTGGACAAACGCCCGCGTTAAGTGGTGATGCTAGATTTGCCCCAATCCATTTACCCGGTGCCGATGCAGTGGCAGATATTCCAGTGATTGGTTTGCTTTACTCTGAACTGGTCAGCGGCCACTCGGCCTTAGTTTACCTGCTGCTAATTACCGTGCCATTAGCCTGGTATGTGATGTTCAAAACCCGCTTTGGGCTGCGCTTAAGAGCGGTTGGCGAATCCCCAGCAGCGGTTGATACCGCTGGTATTTCAGTGGTCAAGATGCGTTATAGCGCGGTGATTATTTGTGGCTTACTGGTGGGCATTGGTGGGGTTTACCTATCGGTGGCGCAAACCGCACAATTCATCCCTAATATGAGTGCAGGTAAAGGTTACATGGCACTGGCTGCGCTAATCTTTGGTAAGTGGCGACCTTTTACCGCCTTAGGTGCATGTTTGTTATTTGGCTTTTTGGATGCCATGGCTATTCGCTTACAAGGTGTTTCAATTGGCGACTTTACCATTCCAGTACAGGCCATTGAAGCCATACCTTACGTGCTAACAGTGTTCTTATTAGCCGGATTCATAGGCAAAGCAGTAGCGCCTAAGGCGATTGGTGTGCCTTATACTAAAGAACGTGAATAA
- the prfC gene encoding peptide chain release factor 3, which yields MSNASLLHDISCRRTFAIISHPDAGKTTITEKVLLFGNAIQKAGTVKGRGNATHAKSDWMEMEKERGISVTTSVMQFPFNDCIVNLLDTPGHEDFSEDTYRTLTAVDSCLMVIDAAKGVEDRTRKLMEVTRLRDTPIVTFMNKLDRDIRDPMEVMDEVESELNIMCAPITWPIGCGKLFKGVYHILKDEVILYQTGKGHTIQEQQIIKGLDNPEVEAAVGEELAEQMREELELVLGASNEFDQELFLTGELTPVYFGTALGNFGVDHMLEGLTNWAPAPKPRATDIGEVSASDDSFSGFVFKIQANMDPKHRDRIAFMRIVSGEYNKGMKMRHVRLGKDVSISDAVTFMAGDRSAAEKAIAGDIIGLHNHGTIQIGDTFSQGQAMKFTGIPNFAPEMFRRIRLKDPLKQKQLLKGLIQLSEEGAVQLFRPMRNNDLIVGAVGVLQFDVVVHRLRTEYKVEAVYEGISVATARWCAGDDTKKFEEFKKKAHDNLALDGGDNLTYLAPTMVNLNLATERYPSVKFLKTREH from the coding sequence ATGTCTAACGCTTCACTGTTGCATGATATTTCTTGCAGAAGAACCTTTGCAATCATTTCTCACCCGGATGCGGGTAAAACCACCATTACTGAAAAAGTATTGTTGTTCGGAAATGCGATTCAAAAAGCCGGTACGGTTAAAGGCCGCGGTAATGCTACGCATGCTAAATCTGACTGGATGGAAATGGAGAAAGAGCGTGGTATTTCGGTCACCACTTCGGTAATGCAGTTTCCCTTTAACGATTGCATCGTAAACCTACTGGATACGCCTGGACACGAAGACTTCTCGGAAGATACCTACCGAACACTTACTGCGGTTGATTCATGTTTAATGGTGATAGACGCCGCCAAGGGTGTAGAAGATCGTACCCGCAAATTAATGGAAGTGACGCGTTTACGTGATACACCGATCGTAACCTTCATGAACAAACTGGACCGTGATATTCGTGACCCAATGGAGGTCATGGACGAGGTAGAGAGTGAACTCAACATTATGTGTGCGCCCATCACTTGGCCCATCGGTTGTGGCAAGTTGTTTAAAGGTGTTTACCATATTCTGAAAGATGAAGTGATTTTATACCAAACAGGTAAAGGTCACACCATCCAAGAGCAGCAAATAATCAAGGGTTTAGATAATCCAGAGGTTGAAGCTGCAGTGGGCGAAGAGTTAGCTGAACAAATGCGTGAAGAGCTCGAGCTGGTATTGGGCGCTTCTAATGAGTTTGACCAAGAGCTATTTTTAACGGGTGAACTCACCCCCGTATACTTTGGTACGGCTTTGGGTAATTTTGGTGTAGACCATATGTTAGAAGGTTTAACTAACTGGGCGCCAGCCCCTAAACCACGTGCTACCGATATAGGTGAAGTAAGCGCAAGTGATGACAGTTTTTCGGGCTTTGTGTTTAAAATTCAAGCCAACATGGACCCTAAACACCGTGACCGTATTGCCTTTATGCGCATAGTATCAGGTGAATACAACAAGGGAATGAAAATGCGCCATGTGCGCTTAGGCAAAGACGTCAGTATTTCAGATGCGGTAACCTTTATGGCGGGCGACCGCAGCGCCGCCGAAAAAGCGATTGCTGGCGATATTATTGGCTTGCACAACCATGGCACGATTCAAATTGGCGATACCTTTAGCCAAGGTCAAGCGATGAAGTTTACCGGTATTCCAAACTTTGCCCCTGAAATGTTCCGCCGTATTCGCTTGAAAGATCCCTTGAAGCAAAAACAGTTGCTTAAAGGTTTGATTCAACTCTCTGAAGAAGGTGCAGTGCAGTTATTTCGCCCAATGCGCAATAACGATTTAATTGTTGGCGCGGTAGGTGTATTGCAGTTTGATGTGGTGGTTCATCGCCTACGTACTGAATACAAAGTAGAAGCGGTATACGAGGGTATTAGTGTAGCCACTGCGCGTTGGTGTGCTGGTGATGACACTAAGAAATTTGAAGAATTTAAGAAAAAAGCGCATGACAACTTGGCCCTAGATGGTGGTGACAACCTTACTTACCTCGCGCCTACAATGGTTAACTTAAACTTGGCCACTGAACGCTACCCTAGCGTTAAGTTTTTGAAAACCCGCGAACACTAA
- a CDS encoding PEP-CTERM sorting domain-containing protein, protein MNFKHLVLSFAALCCSTISYATIIDFNELSNGTIVDNEYQLNYGVTINATNVARNQNNMAVIFDSSLLQTEDPDLESPFTNINNPSLGISNPGNILIIHENASSCDLLSCQNPDDEGSRPAGYFTINFSSSVYLESIDFFDIELAENGYTPENAIHLFDAQNNELFPTEFFTPHTGGDNTWDRLNFDVAEVASIRIKLNGSGAIDNIKFSVPEPGSIALFALALLGLVARRFK, encoded by the coding sequence TTGAATTTTAAGCACCTTGTATTGTCATTTGCAGCCTTATGTTGCAGTACGATTAGTTACGCAACCATTATCGACTTTAACGAGTTAAGCAACGGAACCATCGTAGATAACGAGTACCAGCTCAATTACGGCGTGACGATTAATGCGACGAATGTGGCGCGTAATCAAAATAATATGGCAGTTATATTCGATTCAAGTTTACTGCAAACAGAAGACCCAGACCTTGAGTCACCGTTCACTAATATTAACAACCCATCATTGGGCATTTCTAACCCAGGTAATATTTTAATTATCCATGAGAACGCCAGCTCCTGTGATCTTCTCAGCTGTCAAAACCCTGATGATGAAGGTAGCCGCCCAGCGGGTTATTTCACTATTAATTTTTCAAGCTCGGTGTATTTAGAGAGCATCGACTTCTTCGACATCGAATTGGCTGAAAACGGCTATACACCGGAAAATGCAATTCATTTATTTGATGCGCAGAATAATGAATTATTCCCTACCGAGTTTTTCACCCCGCATACTGGCGGAGACAATACTTGGGATCGCTTGAACTTTGATGTAGCGGAGGTGGCTTCGATACGTATTAAGCTAAATGGTTCAGGCGCTATCGACAACATTAAGTTTTCGGTTCCTGAGCCTGGTAGCATTGCGTTATTTGCTTTGGCGCTGTTGGGATTAGTTGCTCGACGCTTCAAGTAA
- a CDS encoding class I SAM-dependent methyltransferase, translating to MWDERYSSEEYAYGTQPNEFLAANFADITRGRVLSLAEGEGRNAVFLAQQGFSVTAVDSSLVGLAKAKKLADKHGVSIELVHADLADYDLGESKWDGIISIFNPLPSALRAQLHNQVVGALKANGVFLLEAYTPKQLQFATGGGNSLDVMQSKESLQAELKALEFTHLLELERIVVEGIYHTGKGAVVQAIACKTL from the coding sequence ATGTGGGATGAAAGATATAGCTCTGAAGAGTATGCCTATGGAACACAGCCAAACGAATTTTTAGCCGCTAATTTTGCCGATATTACTCGAGGTCGTGTTTTGAGCTTGGCTGAAGGAGAGGGGCGAAATGCGGTTTTTCTGGCCCAACAGGGCTTCAGCGTCACTGCCGTTGATTCTTCATTGGTGGGTTTAGCTAAAGCGAAGAAGCTCGCCGATAAACATGGGGTGAGCATTGAGCTTGTTCATGCAGACCTTGCTGATTATGATCTAGGTGAAAGCAAATGGGATGGGATCATCTCTATCTTTAACCCTTTGCCTTCAGCCTTAAGAGCTCAGCTGCATAACCAAGTGGTTGGCGCGTTAAAGGCCAATGGGGTATTCCTGCTAGAAGCTTATACGCCTAAGCAGCTTCAGTTTGCAACTGGTGGCGGTAATTCATTGGATGTAATGCAATCTAAAGAGTCATTACAGGCTGAACTAAAGGCCTTGGAATTTACACACCTTCTCGAATTAGAGCGTATTGTCGTAGAAGGTATTTATCACACTGGTAAGGGCGCAGTAGTGCAGGCGATTGCTTGTAAAACTCTTTAG
- a CDS encoding DUF2955 domain-containing protein encodes MSTSFMPEQIQHDSLKRHMLRFSITSCLILVLAVSVEWSMSFVTALFVAQFLLPGKPPLRLKMVKVLALAVLSCFVAGLAIVLVAQPYPILLMIIIAWCLFYVFYRANTGLNELVVLFLLVAIIALPLLASISRAVALGFVVDFMLAFVFALLIVALVQYLVPVDDSFASKTPAAPVSVVGTDVAIRKALVSTMVVFPLVVYFFAFDKLTDLLVVIFVAILAQHPELSKGAKASVGIVFTNILGGLIAIAVFNLLVAVPHMLFLTLLVLLSFMLLAQAIYLHPKGAIVAAGLSAYLVILGSTIGSDGGLANEKFVGRIVQLSMVGLYIVGSFYLVHKLDVFKLSKRG; translated from the coding sequence ATGTCTACTAGTTTCATGCCTGAGCAAATTCAGCATGATAGCTTGAAACGGCATATGCTGCGTTTTAGCATTACCAGCTGTTTAATATTGGTACTAGCTGTAAGCGTTGAATGGAGCATGTCGTTTGTAACCGCATTATTCGTAGCGCAGTTTTTGTTACCCGGTAAACCCCCTTTACGTCTTAAAATGGTGAAGGTTCTAGCCTTGGCTGTTTTAAGTTGTTTTGTCGCGGGGCTGGCTATTGTATTGGTGGCTCAACCCTACCCAATACTATTGATGATAATCATCGCTTGGTGCCTGTTCTATGTATTTTATCGCGCTAATACAGGCTTAAATGAGCTGGTGGTGTTGTTTTTGTTGGTGGCTATCATTGCTTTACCACTGTTAGCCAGTATTAGTCGAGCAGTTGCTTTAGGCTTTGTGGTCGATTTTATGCTGGCCTTTGTTTTTGCATTATTGATTGTTGCCTTAGTTCAATATTTAGTGCCAGTAGATGATAGTTTTGCTAGCAAAACTCCGGCTGCCCCAGTAAGTGTTGTTGGCACTGACGTAGCGATTCGCAAAGCCTTGGTCAGCACTATGGTGGTGTTCCCTTTGGTGGTTTACTTTTTTGCTTTTGATAAACTCACTGACTTATTGGTTGTTATCTTCGTGGCTATTTTGGCACAGCATCCAGAGCTATCAAAAGGTGCCAAAGCTAGTGTGGGCATCGTGTTCACTAATATTTTGGGCGGACTGATCGCCATTGCGGTGTTTAATCTATTAGTCGCCGTGCCGCACATGCTGTTTTTAACGCTGCTGGTGCTGCTCAGTTTTATGCTGTTAGCCCAAGCCATTTATTTACACCCAAAAGGGGCGATAGTTGCTGCTGGTTTATCGGCCTACCTGGTGATATTAGGTAGCACCATAGGCAGCGATGGTGGTTTAGCCAATGAAAAATTTGTCGGGCGTATTGTTCAGTTATCGATGGTGGGCTTATACATTGTTGGTAGCTTTTATTTGGTACACAAACTTGATGTTTTTAAGTTGTCTAAGCGCGGCTAA